Proteins from a single region of Corynebacterium pseudogenitalium:
- a CDS encoding anti-sigma factor produces the protein MGASLDIVISSDMGKGGAMVNGQPALDDGMGAQVWAVMDDGAMESAGVIGQEPHDDVWMPLPGGTASVLVTEEVAAGAAQPTGAVLANVTL, from the coding sequence ATGGGCGCGAGCCTCGACATCGTGATCAGCTCTGACATGGGCAAGGGCGGCGCCATGGTCAACGGCCAGCCAGCTCTCGACGACGGCATGGGGGCACAAGTGTGGGCAGTCATGGATGACGGCGCCATGGAATCGGCTGGAGTCATCGGCCAAGAACCCCACGACGACGTGTGGATGCCGCTGCCCGGTGGAACTGCTTCAGTCCTCGTCACCGAGGAAGTCGCCGCCGGCGCGGCGCAACCCACCGGTGCGGTGCTGGCCAACGTGACGCTCTAG
- a CDS encoding recombinase family protein gives MTTRAAIYLRISLDAAMDGLAIERQREDCEAIAKQRGWMVVYTYVD, from the coding sequence ATGACAACACGTGCTGCCATTTACCTTCGCATCTCGCTCGATGCTGCAATGGACGGTCTTGCCATCGAGCGTCAGCGCGAAGACTGTGAAGCCATTGCAAAGCAGCGTGGCTGGATGGTCGTGTACACCTATGTGGATTAG
- a CDS encoding 4-hydroxy-3-methylbut-2-enyl diphosphate reductase — protein MTNQGKKVLLAAPRGYCAGVDRAVVTVEKALEKYGAPIYVRKEIVHNKYVVETLEKRGVIFVDETDEVPEGSHLVFSAHGVSPAVREAADGRNLLALDASCPLVTKVHNEVKRFAKHGYQILLVGHEGHEEVEGTAGEAPEVTHLVDGVEGVDALPDFPEGTKLVWLSQTTLSVDETMLIVEKLRERYPDLENPPSDDICYATQNRQVAVKKIAPQTELVIVVGSQNSSNSKRLVEVALDAGANNAYLIDYAHQVQDEWFEGVNTVGVTSGASVPEILVQELLAELAKRGYTDVEEVTTTVETITFALPRDLRQPRRSS, from the coding sequence ATGACAAATCAGGGTAAAAAAGTTCTTCTGGCAGCACCTCGCGGTTACTGCGCAGGTGTGGATCGTGCAGTTGTCACTGTAGAAAAGGCGCTGGAAAAATACGGAGCCCCAATTTATGTGCGAAAAGAGATCGTCCACAACAAGTACGTAGTGGAAACACTAGAGAAGCGCGGCGTCATATTCGTTGACGAAACCGACGAGGTCCCCGAAGGCTCGCACCTTGTTTTTTCCGCGCACGGAGTTTCCCCCGCGGTCCGCGAAGCAGCGGACGGGCGCAACTTGCTGGCGCTCGACGCCTCGTGCCCGCTCGTGACCAAGGTGCACAACGAGGTGAAGCGGTTTGCCAAGCACGGATACCAGATCTTGCTTGTCGGCCACGAGGGCCACGAGGAAGTCGAAGGTACCGCAGGTGAGGCCCCGGAGGTCACCCACCTCGTTGACGGGGTCGAGGGTGTCGACGCCCTTCCCGACTTCCCAGAGGGGACGAAGCTAGTGTGGCTATCCCAGACCACCCTGTCTGTTGATGAAACGATGCTGATCGTTGAAAAGCTGCGCGAGCGCTACCCAGATCTAGAAAACCCGCCTAGCGACGACATCTGCTACGCAACGCAAAACCGTCAGGTAGCAGTGAAGAAGATCGCACCGCAGACGGAACTCGTTATTGTGGTCGGCTCGCAAAATTCTTCCAATTCGAAGCGCCTGGTGGAAGTAGCGCTCGACGCTGGTGCCAACAACGCATACCTCATCGACTACGCCCACCAAGTACAAGACGAATGGTTCGAGGGCGTCAACACCGTTGGCGTAACATCGGGAGCTTCGGTGCCGGAAATTCTGGTTCAGGAGCTGCTCGCGGAGCTGGCGAAGCGCGGTTACACCGATGTAGAGGAAGTCACCACTACGGTAGAGACGATCACGTTCGCGCTGCCGCGGGATCTGCGTCAGCCGCGCCGTAGCAGCTAG
- a CDS encoding AI-2E family transporter, protein MSTQKPLDYDANPIDRGIVYRAWIKSAATLTLRVLIVAVFLAALGKVIGMFWAGILPVVLALIICTVLAPVAGWLRQHGIPAGFAALLTLLGFFGFLGFLVSLIAPDIAAHSRLLYLQALEGVQRLQLWLQGPPLNVNPDDLDEGVNEIAQWLQKQAGAIAGGVFTGIGTAAGLIVTLFVVLVLTFFFLKDGHTFLPWLRSATGGRAGLHFTELFTRAWNTLGGFIRAQAVVSLVDAIFIGLGIYFVGVPMAFTLAVLTFIAGFIPIVGAVVAGALAILVALVSLGVTQALIVFAIVIVVQQLEGNVLSPMLQSRAMNLHPVIVLVSVTVGGGLFNLIGAFLAVPVAAMIAVCYRYALDIVRIHSGEVHPEDLSFITEEGRAIAELESIESQHKRDALREEDEWAATVPSEAAQGESAEEDLDQPDHRFRPRYKPDKLKHMFDRLRPNA, encoded by the coding sequence GTGAGCACTCAGAAACCTCTCGACTACGACGCCAATCCGATTGATCGCGGCATTGTCTACCGCGCGTGGATCAAGTCCGCCGCGACGTTGACGCTGCGAGTCCTCATTGTCGCAGTGTTTTTGGCCGCGCTTGGCAAAGTGATCGGGATGTTTTGGGCAGGCATTCTTCCGGTTGTTCTTGCGCTCATCATCTGCACTGTGCTCGCGCCCGTTGCGGGCTGGCTGCGCCAGCATGGCATACCAGCTGGATTTGCGGCGCTCTTGACGTTGCTTGGCTTCTTTGGATTTCTCGGCTTTCTCGTCTCGTTGATTGCCCCGGACATTGCGGCGCACTCGAGGTTGCTCTATCTGCAAGCGCTCGAAGGTGTGCAGCGGTTGCAGCTCTGGCTGCAGGGTCCACCGCTCAATGTCAACCCCGATGATCTTGATGAGGGCGTGAACGAGATTGCGCAGTGGCTCCAGAAGCAGGCCGGGGCAATCGCTGGCGGTGTATTCACGGGTATTGGCACTGCCGCAGGCCTGATTGTCACACTGTTCGTCGTACTCGTCTTAACTTTCTTTTTCCTCAAAGACGGACACACGTTCCTGCCGTGGCTTCGCAGTGCTACCGGTGGCCGCGCAGGCCTTCATTTCACTGAGCTCTTCACCCGTGCATGGAACACACTTGGGGGTTTTATTCGCGCCCAAGCTGTTGTCTCGCTTGTCGACGCCATCTTCATCGGACTCGGCATTTACTTCGTGGGCGTCCCGATGGCGTTCACGCTCGCTGTGCTGACGTTCATCGCGGGGTTCATCCCGATTGTGGGTGCGGTTGTGGCAGGCGCGCTTGCCATTTTGGTCGCGTTGGTGTCGCTTGGCGTAACCCAAGCGTTGATTGTGTTTGCCATCGTCATTGTTGTCCAACAGCTGGAAGGCAATGTGCTCTCCCCGATGCTGCAGTCCCGTGCAATGAACTTGCATCCAGTGATCGTGCTGGTCTCCGTGACCGTAGGTGGTGGACTCTTCAACCTGATTGGTGCCTTCTTGGCAGTCCCCGTAGCTGCGATGATCGCGGTTTGCTACCGCTACGCGCTCGATATCGTGCGCATCCACTCAGGGGAAGTACACCCGGAAGATCTTTCTTTCATCACCGAGGAAGGTCGTGCGATTGCTGAGCTGGAAAGCATCGAAAGCCAACACAAGCGCGATGCGCTGCGCGAGGAAGATGAATGGGCAGCCACTGTCCCCTCGGAGGCTGCACAGGGAGAGTCCGCGGAGGAGGATCTTGATCAACCCGATCACCGTTTCCGTCCGCGATACAAGCCCGACAAGTTAAAACATATGTTCGATCGACTGCGTCCTAACGCCTAG
- a CDS encoding class II fumarate hydratase: protein MADKQYRIEHDTMGEVKVPVDALWRAQTQRAVENFPISGRGLENQQIRALGLLKAACAQVNKDSGKLDAEKADAIIAAAKEIADGKHNDQFPIDVFQTGSGTSSNMNTNEVIASIAHANGVEVHPNDHVNMGQSSNDTFPTATHIAATEAAVEVLVPALQVLQKSLAAKAEQWHEVVKSGRTHLMDATPLTLGQEFSGYARQIELGIERVEATVGRLGELAIGGTAVGTGINTPADFGAKVTAELVKLTGLTQLSEAKNHFEAQAARDALVEFSGAMRTVAVSLYKIANDIRLMGSGPLAGFAEIHLPDLQPGSSIMPGKVNPVLCEAATQVSAQVIGNDAAVAFGGSQGQFELNVFIPMMARNVLESARLLANVSRQFATRLVDGIEANEARMKQLAESSPSIVTPLNSAIGYENAAKVAKHAVKEGITIRQAVIDLGFVDGETLTEEELDKRLNVLSMAHTERN from the coding sequence ATGGCCGATAAGCAGTACCGTATCGAGCACGACACCATGGGTGAGGTCAAAGTACCTGTTGATGCACTGTGGCGTGCTCAAACTCAACGTGCTGTAGAGAACTTCCCGATCTCTGGCCGGGGCCTCGAGAACCAGCAGATCCGCGCCCTTGGGCTCCTCAAGGCCGCGTGTGCGCAGGTCAACAAGGATTCGGGCAAGCTCGATGCGGAAAAGGCTGACGCGATCATCGCTGCGGCGAAGGAAATCGCAGACGGCAAGCACAACGACCAGTTCCCAATTGACGTCTTCCAGACGGGTTCTGGCACTTCCTCGAACATGAACACTAATGAGGTCATTGCTTCGATCGCGCACGCAAACGGCGTGGAAGTCCACCCGAACGACCACGTCAACATGGGACAGTCCTCGAACGACACCTTCCCAACTGCAACGCACATTGCTGCCACCGAAGCTGCCGTCGAAGTGCTGGTCCCGGCCCTGCAGGTGCTGCAGAAGTCACTGGCTGCGAAGGCTGAGCAATGGCACGAGGTAGTGAAGTCGGGCCGCACTCACCTGATGGACGCGACCCCGCTGACGCTTGGTCAGGAGTTCTCCGGCTACGCTCGTCAGATCGAGCTCGGCATCGAGCGCGTTGAGGCAACTGTTGGCCGCCTCGGCGAGCTCGCCATTGGCGGCACCGCGGTTGGCACCGGCATCAACACCCCAGCAGACTTTGGCGCAAAGGTGACCGCAGAGCTGGTGAAGCTCACCGGACTGACACAGCTGTCGGAGGCAAAGAACCACTTCGAGGCCCAGGCCGCACGCGACGCTCTGGTGGAATTCTCCGGTGCGATGCGCACTGTTGCAGTCTCGTTGTACAAGATTGCAAATGACATCCGTCTGATGGGTTCAGGCCCACTCGCAGGGTTCGCGGAGATTCACCTCCCAGATCTGCAGCCAGGCTCGTCGATCATGCCTGGCAAGGTGAACCCTGTCCTGTGCGAGGCGGCAACCCAGGTCTCAGCCCAGGTGATCGGCAACGATGCCGCAGTGGCATTCGGCGGCTCGCAAGGCCAGTTCGAGCTCAACGTGTTCATCCCGATGATGGCGCGCAACGTGCTGGAGTCCGCTCGCCTGCTGGCGAACGTCTCTCGACAGTTCGCTACCCGCTTGGTTGACGGTATCGAGGCGAACGAGGCCCGCATGAAGCAGCTCGCGGAGTCTTCACCATCAATCGTCACCCCTCTGAACAGTGCAATCGGCTACGAGAACGCTGCGAAAGTGGCAAAGCATGCGGTGAAGGAGGGCATCACGATCCGCCAGGCTGTGATTGACCTCGGCTTCGTGGACGGCGAAACGTTGACTGAGGAGGAGCTCGACAAGCGTTTGAACGTCCTGTCGATGGCTCATACCGAACGCAACTAG
- a CDS encoding exodeoxyribonuclease VII small subunit, which translates to MSENTYGNGQPTDAAFPDPATLSFEQARQQLVETVRVLELGQMSLDESLKYWEYGEGLAKRCEQLLEGASKRVEAAIQQRDAAEQTSQSE; encoded by the coding sequence ATGTCCGAAAACACGTATGGCAATGGCCAACCCACCGACGCCGCATTCCCCGACCCCGCAACGCTTTCGTTCGAGCAAGCTAGGCAGCAACTCGTAGAAACAGTGAGGGTCCTCGAGCTCGGGCAAATGAGCCTTGACGAATCACTGAAGTATTGGGAGTACGGCGAGGGGCTCGCGAAGCGCTGCGAGCAGCTACTCGAGGGAGCATCAAAACGTGTCGAGGCCGCTATTCAGCAGCGCGACGCGGCTGAGCAAACATCACAGTCGGAATAG
- the glpX gene encoding class II fructose-bisphosphatase yields MSEQTSENFPDRNLAMELVRVTEAAALASGRWVGRGMKNEGDGAAVDAMRKMINSVTMDGVIVIGEGEKDEAPMLFNGESVGNGFGAQVDLAVDPVDGTRLMAEGRPNAISVIAAADRGSMFNPQDAFYMNKIAVGPEAVGVIDITKSVEFNIKAVAEAKGVGVGNVTVVVLDRPRHNKLVEEIRKAGAKVRFIMDGDVAGAIAAAQNTNSIDMAMGIGGTPEGVITACALKCLGGEIQGQLAPQSDEERERVLAAGHDLDRVLGLDDLVASDNCYFAATGVTNGDMLRGVSYRKNGATTRSLVMRSKSGTVRYVESLHQLPKLQEYSVIDYSGPIK; encoded by the coding sequence ATGTCTGAACAAACTTCTGAAAACTTCCCTGATCGTAACCTTGCAATGGAGCTCGTGCGCGTTACCGAGGCTGCTGCGCTTGCCTCTGGCCGCTGGGTAGGTCGCGGGATGAAAAATGAAGGTGACGGCGCCGCAGTCGACGCTATGCGCAAGATGATCAACTCCGTCACGATGGACGGCGTCATCGTCATTGGCGAGGGCGAAAAGGACGAGGCGCCGATGTTGTTTAACGGCGAAAGTGTCGGCAACGGTTTTGGCGCACAGGTTGATCTGGCGGTTGACCCAGTCGACGGCACGCGCCTGATGGCGGAAGGTCGCCCGAATGCTATTTCGGTTATCGCGGCTGCCGACCGTGGCTCCATGTTCAACCCGCAGGACGCGTTCTACATGAACAAGATTGCAGTCGGCCCTGAGGCTGTCGGGGTCATCGATATTACGAAGTCCGTCGAGTTCAACATTAAGGCAGTGGCAGAAGCCAAGGGAGTCGGCGTTGGTAACGTGACTGTGGTGGTACTCGACCGCCCACGTCACAACAAGCTGGTTGAGGAGATTCGCAAGGCTGGTGCCAAGGTACGTTTCATTATGGACGGAGACGTTGCTGGTGCCATCGCTGCTGCCCAGAACACCAACTCCATTGACATGGCGATGGGCATCGGTGGCACACCGGAGGGGGTTATCACGGCGTGTGCATTGAAGTGCCTTGGTGGTGAGATCCAGGGCCAGCTCGCACCGCAGTCCGATGAAGAGCGCGAACGCGTGCTGGCAGCGGGCCACGATCTCGACCGTGTGCTTGGCCTCGACGACTTGGTGGCCTCCGATAACTGCTACTTCGCGGCTACCGGTGTCACCAACGGCGACATGCTGCGCGGCGTCTCCTACCGTAAGAATGGCGCTACCACCCGTTCGTTGGTAATGCGCTCGAAGTCTGGCACCGTCCGCTACGTGGAGTCCCTCCACCAGCTGCCGAAGCTTCAGGAGTACTCGGTGATCGATTACTCCGGCCCGATCAAGTAA
- a CDS encoding DUF4245 domain-containing protein, whose amino-acid sequence MAQENKPRIFQDGRDMLINVILIVVVMIIAVGATGLCTFNPGKPENGPVQEVDAKTFLGLEARGVDFPVRYPEMPTGWVTNSARRSMIAQQPAPVVGWVTPDGGFIQLTQTGADSKTVQSEVDGKQRTLDRQDTIDGHSIEIFKGTEAKTRPLWVIDAGDARFAVTGAGTDAEFEELIRTALATEPLSAQ is encoded by the coding sequence GTGGCTCAAGAAAACAAACCTCGCATTTTCCAAGACGGCAGAGACATGCTCATCAACGTCATCTTGATCGTGGTCGTCATGATCATTGCCGTTGGTGCGACCGGGCTGTGCACGTTCAATCCCGGTAAGCCCGAAAATGGGCCTGTGCAAGAAGTCGATGCGAAGACGTTCCTTGGCCTTGAGGCTCGCGGAGTCGATTTTCCGGTGCGCTACCCGGAAATGCCAACAGGGTGGGTGACGAACTCCGCGCGGCGAAGCATGATCGCGCAGCAGCCAGCTCCAGTCGTAGGGTGGGTCACGCCCGATGGTGGCTTCATCCAGCTGACGCAAACGGGTGCGGACAGCAAAACGGTCCAGTCCGAGGTTGACGGAAAGCAGCGCACGCTTGACCGCCAGGACACGATCGATGGCCACAGCATTGAGATATTCAAGGGTACCGAGGCGAAAACTCGCCCACTGTGGGTTATCGATGCCGGCGACGCACGATTCGCCGTCACAGGTGCCGGAACAGACGCCGAGTTTGAGGAACTGATACGTACTGCGCTCGCGACCGAGCCGCTGTCAGCGCAGTAG
- the xseA gene encoding exodeoxyribonuclease VII large subunit — MTQAQGERSASPSSPEQPWPVAKLNKSVKGWINRLGHLWVEGQLTQVNYKPSWKFSYLTLRDTQQETSVQLTVSSDYLRSLPTPPKDGDRVVIYGKPAFYEGRGSFSMWTTQIRHVGIGELLAKIEQLRKQLASEGLFDRARKRPIPLLPNTIGLITGRGSAAERDVLSVAQSRWPAVQFRVINTAVQGPNAVPEVIQALQTLDADPNVEVIIIARGGGSVEDLLPFSEEALQRAVAAAGTPVVSAIGHEPDNPVLDNVADLRAATPTDAAKRVVIDATQELAFLSEARARSAQALRTWVSTKSEEIQYWRSRPVMQNPLLAIERRSEEVSQQVASMRREISHLLARETQQVAALRSQVSALGPAATLARGYSVVQVLPRDHSDPEVVTSIEQSPPGSQLRIRVADGSITAAAMGTTPAD; from the coding sequence TTGACACAAGCACAAGGTGAGCGTTCAGCCTCACCAAGTAGCCCTGAGCAGCCATGGCCAGTGGCAAAGTTGAATAAGTCGGTCAAGGGGTGGATTAACCGTCTGGGCCACTTGTGGGTCGAAGGCCAGCTCACGCAGGTGAACTACAAGCCGAGCTGGAAATTCTCCTATCTCACGCTCCGCGATACACAGCAGGAAACGAGCGTGCAGCTTACGGTTTCCTCGGACTACTTAAGGAGCTTGCCGACGCCACCAAAGGACGGTGACCGCGTCGTCATCTACGGCAAGCCGGCCTTCTACGAGGGCCGCGGCTCCTTTTCGATGTGGACGACGCAGATTCGCCACGTCGGTATCGGTGAATTGCTCGCGAAGATTGAGCAGCTTCGGAAACAGCTTGCAAGTGAGGGTCTCTTTGACCGCGCCCGCAAACGGCCGATTCCCCTGCTCCCGAACACGATTGGCCTCATTACTGGTCGCGGCTCAGCCGCCGAGCGCGACGTGCTTTCCGTGGCGCAGAGCCGTTGGCCCGCGGTCCAATTCCGCGTGATCAACACCGCGGTACAGGGACCGAACGCGGTGCCTGAGGTCATTCAGGCCCTGCAGACGCTTGACGCGGACCCCAATGTTGAGGTCATCATCATTGCCCGTGGCGGAGGCTCGGTCGAGGACCTCCTTCCGTTTTCTGAGGAGGCGCTGCAGCGCGCTGTGGCTGCGGCGGGAACGCCGGTGGTATCCGCCATTGGGCACGAACCAGACAACCCGGTGCTCGACAACGTCGCTGACTTACGCGCGGCCACTCCAACCGACGCCGCTAAACGCGTCGTCATCGATGCCACCCAGGAGCTTGCGTTTCTGTCTGAGGCGCGCGCACGCAGCGCGCAGGCGCTGCGCACCTGGGTTTCCACCAAATCGGAAGAGATCCAGTACTGGCGCTCGCGTCCGGTGATGCAGAACCCGTTACTGGCAATTGAGCGTCGAAGCGAAGAGGTCTCACAGCAGGTTGCTTCGATGCGACGAGAGATCAGCCACCTGTTGGCACGAGAAACGCAGCAGGTCGCTGCGCTCCGCTCACAAGTTTCGGCGTTAGGGCCAGCAGCAACTCTCGCGCGCGGATATTCCGTAGTACAAGTCCTCCCCCGCGACCATTCCGATCCTGAGGTTGTCACCAGCATCGAACAATCACCACCCGGATCGCAGCTGCGCATCCGCGTCGCGGACGGTTCCATCACCGCAGCAGCAATGGGGACCACCCCCGCCGATTAA
- the ychF gene encoding redox-regulated ATPase YchF, with protein sequence MSLTLGIVGLPNVGKSTLFNALTRNDVLAANYPFATIEPNVGLVELPDPRLKRLAEIFESERILPATVSFVDIAGIVKGASEGEGMGNAFLANIREADAICQVVRAFADDNVIHVDGKVDPASDIAVINTELILADLQTIEKALPRLEKEGRKSKDVAAEAEEAKKAQAVLEDDRTLFAAAKAGDIDLDLLHHLHLMTAKPFLYVFNSDEAVLTDEGRKQELRELVAPAEAVFLDAQTETELLELDEEDASELLASVGQDEPGLETLAKAGFATLGLQTYLTAGPKEARAWTIHQGDTAPKAAGVIHTDFEKGFIKAEIVSFEDLDKFGSMAEARANGKVRQEGKEYVMEDGDVVEFKFNVT encoded by the coding sequence GTGAGTCTTACACTTGGAATCGTCGGTTTGCCCAATGTCGGAAAGTCAACCCTTTTTAATGCGTTGACGCGGAATGATGTGCTCGCTGCGAACTACCCGTTCGCAACCATCGAGCCGAACGTGGGGTTGGTTGAACTGCCAGACCCGCGCCTGAAGCGCTTAGCTGAGATCTTTGAATCCGAACGCATCCTGCCCGCGACGGTGTCGTTCGTTGACATCGCTGGCATCGTCAAGGGGGCGTCCGAGGGCGAAGGTATGGGCAACGCCTTCCTTGCCAACATTCGTGAAGCAGACGCCATTTGCCAAGTCGTTCGCGCCTTCGCTGACGACAATGTCATTCACGTCGACGGGAAAGTCGACCCCGCATCTGACATCGCAGTCATTAACACCGAGCTGATCCTGGCTGACCTGCAGACGATCGAGAAAGCGTTGCCGCGCCTGGAGAAGGAAGGCCGCAAGAGCAAGGACGTGGCAGCAGAGGCCGAGGAGGCCAAGAAGGCGCAGGCGGTGCTTGAAGACGACCGCACCCTTTTCGCCGCCGCAAAGGCAGGAGACATCGACCTCGATTTGCTCCACCACCTGCACCTCATGACGGCGAAACCATTCCTCTACGTATTCAACTCCGACGAAGCCGTGCTCACCGACGAAGGCCGGAAACAAGAGCTGCGAGAACTTGTCGCACCGGCAGAGGCAGTCTTCCTGGACGCGCAAACAGAGACCGAGCTGCTCGAACTAGACGAAGAGGACGCGTCGGAGCTCCTCGCCTCCGTTGGACAGGACGAACCTGGACTGGAAACGCTCGCAAAGGCAGGCTTCGCAACCCTCGGCTTGCAGACCTACCTTACTGCTGGGCCAAAGGAGGCCCGCGCATGGACGATCCACCAGGGCGATACCGCACCGAAGGCTGCCGGCGTCATCCACACCGACTTTGAGAAAGGCTTCATCAAGGCCGAAATCGTCAGCTTCGAAGACCTCGACAAGTTTGGGTCCATGGCCGAAGCGCGCGCCAACGGCAAGGTGCGTCAAGAAGGCAAGGAATACGTCATGGAAGACGGAGACGTGGTCGAGTTCAAGTTCAATGTAACTTAA
- a CDS encoding DNA recombination protein RmuC produces the protein MDASTALLLIFTGLLVGAILGFFGGAFWMQRTNPQQHPPTDLRPLAQALRDLQVRLEDIDKEQAVAQSALAGQVQAIARTSSRLGDRTDQLITALRSPQVRGRWGEVQLQRVVELGGMVEHVDFDAQAYMRFDGASLRPDMVIRLTQDRNIIVDAKVPFSSYLDALNTEDPEEKQGYLRRHAHLLRSHVDTLSSKSYIKAFQPSPEFVVMFVPADPFLDAGLAIDPELLDYAFARNVVIATPTTLFALLRTVELGWRQDSMNREAQTIQRLGEELYRRLGTLTEHYNRVGSSLEKAVESYNATLASLDSRVMVTARKLEELGAAGHSSSAPEFHPIDARPRLRDSDSSNC, from the coding sequence ATGGACGCATCGACCGCACTGCTATTGATCTTTACGGGCCTCCTCGTTGGGGCCATCCTGGGCTTTTTTGGCGGCGCGTTTTGGATGCAGCGTACCAACCCCCAACAGCACCCGCCTACTGATCTACGCCCGCTGGCACAGGCACTTCGTGACCTACAGGTTCGTCTCGAAGACATCGATAAAGAGCAAGCAGTAGCGCAGTCTGCCTTGGCAGGCCAAGTACAAGCAATTGCGCGCACCTCATCCAGGCTCGGGGACCGGACTGATCAGCTCATCACTGCACTGCGCTCACCGCAGGTCCGAGGCAGATGGGGCGAAGTGCAGCTGCAGCGCGTGGTAGAGCTGGGTGGGATGGTAGAGCACGTCGACTTTGACGCTCAGGCGTACATGCGTTTCGACGGCGCCTCGCTACGCCCGGACATGGTTATCCGGCTCACCCAGGATCGAAACATCATCGTCGACGCCAAGGTTCCGTTTTCTTCATACCTCGATGCGCTCAACACGGAAGACCCGGAAGAAAAGCAAGGCTACCTGCGTAGACACGCGCACCTGCTGCGAAGCCACGTCGATACGCTGTCCTCAAAGTCATACATAAAGGCATTTCAGCCCAGCCCGGAATTCGTCGTGATGTTTGTCCCAGCAGACCCATTCTTGGACGCCGGTCTCGCTATCGACCCGGAGCTGCTCGACTACGCTTTTGCCCGCAACGTCGTCATCGCGACCCCCACGACGCTGTTCGCACTGCTGCGCACGGTTGAACTTGGGTGGAGGCAAGATTCCATGAATCGGGAGGCGCAGACCATCCAGCGTCTTGGCGAAGAGCTGTACCGGCGTCTCGGCACGCTGACAGAGCACTACAACCGCGTCGGGAGCAGTCTTGAGAAGGCGGTCGAGTCGTACAACGCAACACTGGCGTCGCTCGACAGTCGGGTGATGGTCACCGCTCGTAAGCTCGAGGAACTAGGTGCAGCTGGGCACTCGTCGAGTGCGCCGGAGTTTCACCCTATCGATGCGCGACCGAGACTCCGCGACTCAGATTCGTCGAATTGTTAG
- a CDS encoding DUF6542 domain-containing protein — protein MSQNSLRSPRPGTATFHGLPTVSSIGIIFAALLTGVVIATSAGYIGWPLLVLFSVAVIAVTTLVDPRGLFLTVAATPLLFVIALLGFGLISARNQLGAAGAGGKTAILMVLYPVIEHFPILFTVTAGALVIAIVRYWLIQRHNDEVLRRERAQRRRMSQSNRRTNSEGRRARERSQGGITVDELLKRTKAERSQARPRGERARRVASRLGEDLYKNEDR, from the coding sequence GTGTCTCAAAACTCTCTCCGATCCCCGCGCCCTGGTACCGCCACCTTCCACGGTTTGCCTACCGTTTCCAGCATCGGCATTATCTTTGCTGCGCTGCTGACCGGCGTCGTCATCGCAACGTCGGCGGGATACATCGGATGGCCTCTGCTCGTACTGTTCAGCGTCGCGGTCATCGCCGTGACAACGCTGGTAGACCCGCGGGGTTTGTTCCTTACCGTCGCGGCTACCCCGCTTTTGTTCGTCATTGCGCTGCTTGGATTTGGACTGATTTCAGCACGCAATCAGCTTGGGGCAGCTGGTGCAGGCGGGAAAACCGCTATCCTTATGGTGCTCTACCCAGTAATCGAGCACTTCCCTATTCTCTTCACGGTGACTGCTGGTGCCCTGGTGATCGCCATCGTGCGCTACTGGCTGATCCAACGCCATAACGATGAAGTCCTGCGCCGGGAGCGAGCGCAGCGCCGCCGCATGAGCCAGTCGAACCGCAGGACCAATAGCGAGGGCCGTCGGGCCCGTGAGCGCAGCCAGGGTGGCATCACGGTCGATGAGCTGTTGAAGCGAACGAAGGCAGAACGCAGTCAGGCCCGCCCCCGTGGGGAGCGGGCCCGGCGAGTTGCCTCTCGCCTTGGCGAGGACCTGTACAAAAACGAAGATCGCTAG